In one Kwoniella botswanensis chromosome 3, complete sequence genomic region, the following are encoded:
- a CDS encoding serine-tRNA ligase, whose amino-acid sequence MRSTRIRQIASVRQYRHYATQTSLKGPLIGVKPKSASSPSPSPSSSTSASTSLASSSLPKPRLDYHDLLSDPQRTTRNALLRKSPLQPDHLAHLQRLRSTQLLLLQKLSTIKSKQKEIGSLIKIGLGDTAELKEQAKKIKSKFKEYEINLGETENELLDLALLLPNFSHPNSPLGSEDNARTIETFGQSVIEGQIEERRDHVDFCNHFDLLDNQASSNTSGSSWPYLKSILALLEQSLINYSLSIAVKNGFTPVIPPDVIKEDIAWRCGFQPRDSLSNPSTQTYHLAQPDNAPQQRLCLAGTSEIPLAGLFANRLFHEEDLPKKVVGVGRAFRAEAGARGSDTRGLYRVHQFTKVELFAVTAEDGSERMMEEIREVQKEIAQGLGLSVRVLDMPTEELGASAHRKYDMEAWMPGRGKWGEITSTSNCTSYQSRRLSITYRPSPTSPSSSSSGPGGEGDLPIPPSEIQTQHNGPLPFAHTLNGTAAAIPRLIVALIENGIRFKDDEYDGVDLPKVLERFWVGGREFGEGKRKGSIRWV is encoded by the exons ATGAGGTCCACCCGCATACGGCAGATAGCAAGTG TCCGTCAATATCGTCACTATGCTACTCAAACATCCCTCAAAGGACCTCTTATAGGTGTCAAACCGAAATCAgcctcctctccttctccttctccttcttcatcaacatcggcATCTACATCTTTagcatcatcgtcattaCCGAAACCTCGTCTGGACTATCACGACCTCCTATCTGATCCACAGCGTACCACCCGAAATGCCCTCCTTCGTAAATCCCCTTTACAACCCGATCATCTAGCTCATCTCCAACGTCTGCGGTCCACTCAACTCCTCTTACTCCAGAAACTATCCACTATCAAATCGAAGCAGAAAGAAATTGGTAGTCTCATCAAGATTGGTTTAGGCGATACCGCCGAATTGAAAGAACaagccaagaagatcaaatcgaaattCAAAGAGTATGAGATTAACTTGGGTGAAACTGAAAATGAATTATTAGACTTGGCTTTACTCTTACCTAACTTCTCACATCCCAATTCACCCCTTGGGTCGGAAGATAATGCCAGAACTATAGAAACGTTTGGTCAATCCGTTATAGAAGGCCAGAtagaggaaagaagggacCATGTTGATTTTTGCAATCATTTCGATTTATTGGATAATCAAGCTTCCTCAAATACATCCGGATCATCTTGGCCCTATCTTAAAAGTATCTTAGCATTACTTGAACAATCCCTCATCAATTATTCGTTATCGATAGCTGTAAAGAACGGATTCACTCCGGTGATTCCACCAGATGtgatcaaagaggatatagCTTGGAGATGTGGTTTCCAACCTCGTGATTCACTTTCCAACCCATCCACACAAACTTATCACCTAGCTCAACCTGATAATGCCCCTCAACAGCGGTTGTGTCTAGCAGGAACGAGTGAAATACCTCTAGCTGGGTTATTCGCTAATAGGTTATTCCACGAGGAGGATTTGCCGAAAAAGGTTGTAGGTGTTGGAAGAGCGTTCAGAGCAGAGGCTGGTGCCAGAGGATCAGACACTAGAGGATTGTATAGGGTACATCAGTTCACGAAAGTCGAATTGTTCGCTGTAACTGCTGAGGATGGGAGTGAGcggatgatggaggagatcAGAGAGGTGCAGAAGGAGATTGCACAAGGATTAGGATTGAGtgtaag GGTCCTGGATATGCCGACGGAAGAATTGGGCGCTTCGGCTCATAGGAAATACGATATGGAAGCTTGGATGCCTGGGAGAGGTAAATggggagag ATAACGTCCACCTCAAATTGTACATCCTACCAATCACGTCGACTATCCATTACCTATCGTCCCTCTCCcacatccccttcttcctcttcctctggtcctggtggagaaggagatctACCGATTCCACCATCCGAAATACAGACTCAGCATAATGGACCATTACCTTTCGCACATACTTTGAACGGCACCGCTGCTGCTATACCTAGACTGATAGTGGCCCTGATCGAAAATGGAATAAGattcaaggatgatgaatatgatggAGTGGATTTACCGAAAGTGTTGGAGAGGTTTTGGGTTGGTGGAAGAGAGTTTGGGgaggggaagagaaaaggaagtaTCAGATGGGTATAA
- a CDS encoding histone H2A: MSSGGKGKSSSETKSSSRSSKAGLQFPVGRIHRLLKRGNYAQRVGSGAPVYLAAVLEYLAAEILELAGNAARDNKKSRIVPRHLQLAVRNDEELNKLLGSVVISQGGVLPHIMAELLPAKTKGKAKASQEV, translated from the exons atgtcTTCCGGTGGTAAAGGAAAGTCCTCTTCCGAAACTAAATCTTCTTCCCGATCTTCCAAGGCCGGTCttcaat TCCCTGTCGGTCGTATCCACAGACTCTTGAAGAGAGGTAACTACGCCCAACGAGTTGGATCCGGTGCTCCCGTCTACCTCGCTGCCGTCCTTGAAT ATCTCGCCGCTGAAATCCTCGAATTGGCCGGTAACGCCGCCCGAGACAACAAGAAGTCTCGTATCGTCCCCAGACACTTGCAACTCGCCGTCCGaaacgatgaagaattaAACAAATTGCTCGGTTCAGTCGTCATCTCCCAAGGTGGTGTCCTTCCTCACATCATGGCCGAACTCCTCCCAGCCAAGACCAAAGGAAAGGCCAAGGCTTCTCAAGAAGTATAA
- a CDS encoding uroporphyrinogen decarboxylase gives MSTSAEYTVPKLTNVDKWREIEQSFPPLKNDLLLRAARGEETERAPVWVMRQAGRYLPEFLEVRKSHSFFECCQTPSIASQLTLQPIDRYPRLDASIIFCDILVVPQALGMEVLMEPSKGPVLPAPIRTPSDLSRLNQDVDVQKELGYLFEAITLTRKGLGGRVPLIGFSGAPWTLMAYMCEGGGSKTFENSKSWLYKYPKESKELLRKVADVCADLLVGQVLAGAQMLQVFDSWAGELTPYQYAEFALPPCIYISHKVKSILRQLGHPGVAITLFAKGANAPSTFKLLSDPKVTGYDTLGLDWTVDPVEVREYVGRKVNLQGNFDPTVLYGGKEGIEREVERLSERWKAAGGGWIANLGHGITPNVKPEDMGWFLECVHKYSKRA, from the exons ATGTCAACTTCTGCCGAATACACCGTACCGAAATTGACCAACGTCGATAAATGGAGGGAAATCGAACAGTCTTTCCCTCCGTTGAAGAACGACCTGTTACTTCGTGCTGCCAGGGGTGAAGAGACTGAGAGAGCCCCCGTGTGGGTCATGAGGCAGGCAGGGAGGTATTTACCTG AATTCCTTGAAGTTCGCAAATCTCATTCATTTTTCGAATGTTGTCAAACCCCCTCCATCGCCTCTCAACTCACCCTACAACCTATCGATCGATATCCCCGATTGGACGCATCCATCATATTCTGTGATATCCTCGTTGTCCCTCAGGCATTAGGAATGGAAGTATTGATGGAACCTTCCAAAGGTCCAGTCTTACCTGCTCCTATACGTACACCCTCCGACCTGAGTCGATTGAACCAAGACGTAGATGTACAGAAAGAATTGGGTTACCTGTTCGAAGCTATAACCCTCACTCGAAAGGGTCTGGGAGGGAGAGTACCACTGATAGGGTTCTCCGGTGCTCCATGGACGTTAATGGCGTACATGTGCGAAGGAGGTGGTTCAAAAACTTTCGAAAATTCAAAATCTTGGTTATACAAGTATCCAAAAGAGAGTAAAGAGCTGTTGAGGAAGGTAGCGGATGTTTGTGCGGATCTGTTGGTTGGTCAGGTGTTGGCTGGTGCTCAG ATGCTCCAAGTATTCGATTCCTGGGCCGGTGAATTAACACCCTACCAATACGCCGAATTCGCCTTACCTCCATGTATCTACATCTCTCACAAGGTCAAATCAATCTTGAGACAACTAGGTCATCCCGGAGTGGCCATAACGCTCTTCGCAAAAGGTGCCAACGCTCCTTCTACCTTCAAACTCCTATCCGACCCAAAGGTAACAGGGTATGATACCTTGGGATTGGACTGGACAGTTGATCCAGTGGAAGTAAGGGAGTATGTGGGCCGAAAGGTCAACTTACAAGGTAATTTCGATCCGACGGTGTTGTACGGTGGTAAAGAAGGTATAGAAAGGGAAGTTGAGAGGCTCagtgagagatggaaggcggctggaggaggttggaTAGCTAACTTGGGTCATGGGATCACACCGAATGTCAAACCTGAAGATATGGGTTGGTTCTTGGAGTGTGTACACAAGTATTCAAAGAGGGCGTAA
- a CDS encoding histone H3 — translation MARTKQTARKSTGGKAPRKQLATKAARKQTTSAAAGGVKKPHRYRPGTVALREIRRYQKSTELLIRKLPFQRLVREIAQDFKTDLRFQSSAVLALQEASEAYLVSLFEDTNLAAIHAKRVTIQPKDLQLARRLRGERS, via the exons ATGGCCCGAACCAAGCAAACCGCTAGAAAATCCACCGGTGGTAAAGCCCCAAGAAAGCAAC TTGCTACCAAGGCTGCCCGAAAGCAAACCACCTCTGCCGCTGCCGGTGGTGTCAAGAAGCCCCACAGATACAGACCTGGTACCGTCGCTCTCCGAGAAATCAGAAGATACCAAAA ATCCACTGAACTCTTGATCCGAAAACTTCCTTTCCAACGATTAGTTAGAGAAATCGCTCAAGACTTCAAGACCGACTTGCGATTCCAATCTTCGGCCGTCTTGGCTTTACAAGAAGCTTCCGAAGCTTACCTCGTCTCCTTGTTCGAGGACACCAACTTGGCTGCCATCCACGCCAAGAGAGTTACCATCCAACCCAAGGATCTCCAACTCGCCCGAAGACTCCGAGGTGAACGATCATAA
- a CDS encoding histone H2B has product MAPKSVASKAPASQASKAPAAASKAPAKAAKSTAPAKEGGKKRSKKRVESYSSYIYKVLKQVHPDTGISNKAMAILNSFVSDIFERIASEASKLASYNHRSTISSREIQTAVRLILPGELSKHAISEGTKAVTKYSSSK; this is encoded by the exons ATGGCTCCTAAATCCGTCGCTTCCAAAGCTCCTGCTTCTCaagcttccaaagctccCGCTGCCGCTTCCAAGGCTCctgccaag GCCGCTAAATCTACTGCCCCCGCCaaggaaggtggtaagaAGAGATCCAAGAAGAGGGTTGAATCTTACTCTTCTTACATCTACAAGGTGCTTAAGCAAGTCCACCCCGACACCGGTATCTC AAACAAAGCTATGGCTATCTTGAACTCCTTCGTCTCCGATATCTTCGAGCGAATCGCCTCTGAAGCTTCCAAACTCGCTTCTTACAACCACCGATCCACCATCTCATCCCGAGAGATCCAAACTGCCGTCCGACTTATTCTCCCCGGAGAACTCTCCAAGCACGCCATCTCCGAAGGTACCAAGGCCGTCACCAAGTACTCTTCCTCCAAATAA